From a single Chitinophaga sp. Cy-1792 genomic region:
- a CDS encoding Gfo/Idh/MocA family protein, with product MAKIAMLGSGFIGRFYADSLQGQRSRDKIVSIYSRREESAQKFATDYQVAHWTTVMEEAVANPEVEVVCISLPNNLHETAVDLCCKHKKAVICTKPLGRTAAEAKRMLEMVEKAGIFHGYLEDLVYTPKFLKALESVQNGALGRILWAKSRETHPGPHSEWFWDKEQAGGGCILDLGCHCVEISRSFIGKDIKPVEVMCWADTQVKPIDAEDHAIGLVKYENGAIGQFEVSWTFRGGLDLRDEVMGTEGTIWLNSFLRTGFDMFTTGKGADYVAEKAESNSGWLFPVGDELNELGYNHMFTDMFNAMESGNAARETFYDGYVVNAILDAAYKSAASKQWEPVQLEIWRGKEGISKEKTSTDYDDQYYLVKEEMTHFGAKKLILKDKTTGQIIERTV from the coding sequence ATGGCAAAGATAGCAATGCTGGGTTCCGGCTTTATCGGACGTTTTTATGCAGACTCGCTGCAGGGGCAGCGCAGCCGCGACAAAATTGTTAGCATCTATTCCCGGAGGGAAGAAAGTGCACAGAAATTTGCAACAGACTACCAGGTAGCACACTGGACTACTGTTATGGAAGAAGCCGTGGCCAATCCGGAAGTGGAAGTGGTATGCATCTCCCTACCTAACAACCTGCATGAGACAGCTGTAGATCTTTGCTGCAAGCATAAAAAAGCAGTTATCTGTACCAAACCTTTAGGCCGCACCGCAGCAGAAGCGAAACGTATGCTGGAAATGGTGGAAAAGGCCGGTATTTTCCATGGTTACCTGGAAGATCTTGTCTATACCCCAAAATTCCTTAAAGCGCTGGAAAGCGTTCAAAACGGGGCTTTAGGACGTATCCTCTGGGCGAAGTCGCGCGAAACACATCCTGGCCCTCATAGTGAATGGTTCTGGGATAAGGAACAGGCCGGCGGCGGCTGTATCCTGGACCTGGGCTGTCACTGTGTGGAAATCTCCCGCAGCTTTATCGGGAAAGATATTAAACCCGTAGAAGTAATGTGTTGGGCAGATACCCAGGTAAAACCTATTGATGCAGAGGACCATGCCATCGGACTCGTGAAATATGAGAACGGTGCTATTGGCCAGTTTGAGGTGAGTTGGACCTTCCGCGGCGGGCTCGATCTCCGTGATGAAGTAATGGGTACAGAAGGTACTATCTGGCTCAACAGCTTCCTGCGAACAGGTTTTGATATGTTTACCACCGGCAAGGGTGCGGATTATGTAGCCGAAAAAGCGGAAAGTAACTCCGGCTGGCTGTTTCCGGTTGGTGATGAACTCAACGAACTGGGCTACAACCATATGTTTACGGATATGTTCAACGCCATGGAATCCGGTAATGCAGCCAGGGAAACGTTCTACGATGGCTATGTGGTGAATGCCATTCTGGATGCCGCCTACAAGAGTGCAGCATCTAAGCAGTGGGAGCCTGTTCAGCTCGAAATATGGAGAGGAAAGGAAGGCATCTCCAAAGAAAAAACATCTACAGATTATGACGACCAATATTATCTCGTGAAAGAAGAGATGACACATTTTGGCGCCAAAAAACTGATTCTGAAAGATAAGACCACAGGTCAGATCATTGAGCGAACTGTGTAG
- a CDS encoding DUF6134 family protein, which translates to MSLPLTAQTNTYEVRVANHAVGTIEARRNVSGQSKSISIKTHIQVMLSKVNSDISNEYTNDILTQARSSRITGKNGEDKQTTTRREGNAYTIVSNGERQVLGNTEILHCVGDLYFNEPKHVTRTFSESLGKFLTIKALGNGSYELQLPEGKRNVYKYDNGTLIQVEVDHTFGKALIVKSS; encoded by the coding sequence ATGTCGTTGCCTTTAACCGCGCAAACGAACACATATGAAGTGAGAGTCGCCAACCATGCCGTAGGCACCATCGAAGCCCGGCGAAATGTTAGCGGCCAGTCGAAAAGCATCTCCATAAAAACACATATTCAGGTGATGCTCTCGAAAGTAAACAGCGATATCAGTAATGAGTATACAAATGATATTCTTACACAGGCAAGGTCGAGCCGTATTACCGGCAAAAACGGGGAGGACAAGCAAACCACTACCCGCCGGGAAGGTAATGCCTACACCATCGTAAGCAACGGAGAACGTCAGGTACTTGGAAATACGGAGATATTACATTGTGTGGGAGATCTTTATTTCAATGAACCTAAACATGTTACCCGAACATTTTCAGAATCCCTTGGCAAATTTCTGACGATCAAAGCACTGGGCAACGGATCGTATGAACTGCAACTGCCGGAAGGAAAGCGTAACGTCTATAAATACGACAACGGTACGCTGATACAGGTAGAAGTAGACCATACATTCGGCAAAGCCCTCATTGTAAAAAGCAGTTGA
- a CDS encoding 2-oxoacid:acceptor oxidoreductase subunit alpha, with the protein MPNTSIQQLEDVVIKFAGDSGDGMQLTGSQFSNNTALIGNDLSTFPDFPAEIRAPQGTLAGVSGFQLHFSSNRIFTPGDACDVLVAMNAAALKANLKGLKKGGIIIANTDGFDSKNLRLANYPEGINPLEDGSLVDYQLHTMDVTKMTREALKESSLGMKEKDRAKNMFVLGFLYWLYDRNMENTENFLRDKFGKKPEILESNLKVLHAGYNFAETVEAFSTRYRVEKARMEPGTYRSITGNTALSYGLVAAAQKAGLPLFLGTYPITPASDILHELSRLKNFGIRTFQAEDEIAGITSAIGASYGGHLGVTTTSGPGVALKGEAMGLAVMLEIPLLIIDIQRGGPSTGLPTKTEQSDLLQAYYGRNGECPMPVISASTPADCFEAIFEATRISLQHMTPVIFLSDGYIANGAEPWRFPKAADLPGIEVKFKTELAEGEETYLPYQRDENLVRPWAVPGTPGLEHRIGGLEKQNITGNVSYDPENHQQMVKIRQEKVDRIADHIPLQTIEIGPEKGKVLVLGWGSTYGAIKSAVLDLLAEGHEVAHAHLRHLRPFPKNLAEILHSYDKVLIPEINNGQLIKIIRDQYLIDAQGYNKIMGVPITKSELVTKIKEMLA; encoded by the coding sequence ATGCCAAATACTTCGATTCAACAGCTGGAGGACGTAGTGATCAAATTTGCGGGAGACAGTGGTGATGGTATGCAGCTTACAGGTAGCCAGTTTTCAAATAATACCGCATTAATAGGAAACGACCTGAGTACTTTCCCTGATTTCCCTGCTGAAATCCGCGCCCCGCAAGGTACCTTGGCGGGTGTGAGTGGTTTCCAGCTCCATTTTTCTTCTAACCGTATATTCACCCCCGGCGATGCCTGCGACGTACTCGTAGCCATGAACGCCGCCGCACTGAAGGCCAATCTGAAAGGCCTCAAAAAAGGCGGTATCATCATAGCCAATACCGATGGTTTCGATTCTAAAAACCTCCGTCTGGCAAACTACCCGGAAGGGATTAACCCATTGGAAGATGGCTCCCTGGTTGATTACCAGCTCCATACAATGGATGTTACCAAAATGACCCGTGAAGCCCTCAAGGAAAGTTCCCTGGGTATGAAAGAGAAAGACCGCGCGAAGAATATGTTCGTACTCGGCTTCCTCTACTGGCTCTACGACCGTAACATGGAAAATACCGAGAATTTCCTCCGTGATAAATTCGGTAAAAAGCCGGAAATCCTCGAAAGTAACCTGAAAGTACTGCACGCAGGCTACAATTTCGCGGAAACAGTGGAAGCATTCAGCACCCGCTACCGCGTCGAAAAAGCGCGCATGGAACCAGGTACCTACCGCAGTATCACCGGTAATACCGCCCTGTCTTACGGCCTCGTTGCCGCTGCACAGAAAGCCGGTCTGCCGCTCTTCCTCGGTACTTACCCGATTACACCGGCTTCTGATATCCTCCATGAACTGAGCCGACTCAAAAATTTCGGTATCCGCACCTTCCAGGCGGAAGATGAAATCGCTGGTATTACTTCTGCCATCGGTGCTTCCTATGGCGGTCATCTGGGTGTAACCACTACCTCCGGCCCCGGTGTTGCCCTCAAAGGTGAAGCAATGGGTCTGGCCGTAATGCTCGAAATTCCTTTACTGATTATTGATATTCAACGTGGTGGCCCTTCTACTGGTCTGCCTACCAAAACAGAACAGTCCGACCTGCTCCAGGCTTACTACGGCCGTAATGGTGAATGTCCGATGCCTGTAATCTCTGCTTCCACACCTGCCGATTGCTTCGAAGCTATATTTGAAGCTACCCGCATCTCCCTGCAGCACATGACACCGGTTATCTTCCTCAGTGACGGTTATATCGCCAATGGTGCTGAACCTTGGCGCTTCCCTAAAGCTGCTGACCTTCCGGGAATTGAAGTGAAATTCAAAACCGAACTGGCAGAAGGAGAAGAAACCTACCTGCCTTACCAGCGCGACGAAAATCTCGTTCGCCCATGGGCAGTTCCAGGTACGCCAGGACTCGAACACCGCATCGGTGGCCTGGAAAAACAGAATATCACCGGTAACGTTAGCTATGATCCTGAAAACCACCAGCAGATGGTTAAAATCCGTCAGGAAAAAGTAGACAGGATCGCTGATCATATTCCTTTGCAAACAATCGAAATCGGCCCTGAAAAAGGTAAAGTACTGGTACTGGGCTGGGGTTCTACCTACGGTGCTATCAAAAGCGCTGTACTCGACCTCCTCGCAGAAGGCCATGAAGTGGCACACGCACACCTCCGCCACCTGCGTCCTTTCCCTAAAAACCTGGCCGAAATCCTGCATAGCTACGATAAAGTGCTGATACCGGAAATCAACAACGGACAGCTGATCAAAATTATCCGCGATCAATACCTGATCGATGCACAGGGATATAATAAGATCATGGGTGTACCTATCACCAAAAGTGAACTGGTTACCAAAATCAAAGAAATGCTGGCTTAA